CGGTTGTACTCCGTCCGCGCATCACGCTCCCCCGAGTTCATCATCCACACACCCGCCGCCACCGCCAGCAACACCACCACCAGCAACACCTTCAAACCCTGACCCTTCGACTCAGCCATCGAATACACCTTCCAAAAAATCACTCAACGACCATAACGCATCCACCACCACCCCACCATCAAACCCACATGCGCCACCACAATCAACCACGACACAACCCGAAACGACACCTTCCGACTCTTGTGCCGCAGCAACCGCCGCGCAATCATCGCCCCAACCCAACCCCCCATCAGCTCCAACAGATGCAACGTACCCTCAGTCGTCCGCGCCCTCCCCTTCACCGCCGCACGCTTGTCCAACGCATACAACACAAACACCACCACCCCCAATACACCCACCACCAC
This Phycisphaeraceae bacterium DNA region includes the following protein-coding sequences:
- a CDS encoding DUF1294 domain-containing protein translates to MPIEARVYLVVVGVLGVVVFVLYALDKRAAVKGRARTTEGTLHLLELMGGWVGAMIARRLLRHKSRKVSFRVVSWLIVVAHVGLMVGWWWMRYGR